In one window of Falco cherrug isolate bFalChe1 chromosome 12, bFalChe1.pri, whole genome shotgun sequence DNA:
- the ZRANB2 gene encoding zinc finger Ran-binding domain-containing protein 2 codes for MSTKNFRVSDGDWICPDKKCGNVNFARRTSCNRCGREKTTEAKMMKAGGTEIGKTLAEKSRGLFSANDWQCKTCGNVNWARRSECNMCNTPKYAKLEERTGYGGGFNERENVEYIEREESDGEYDEFGRKKKKYRGKPVGPASILKEVEDKESEGEDEEDEDEDLSKYKLDEDEDEDDADLSKYNLDASEEEDTNKKKKSNRRSRSKSRSSHSRSSSRSSSHSSSRSRSRSHSRSSSSSRSRSRSSSREHSRSRGSKSRSSSRSYRGSSTPRKRSYSSSRSSSSPERSKKRSRSRSSSSGDRKKRRSRSRSPERRRRSSSGSSHSGSRTSSKKK; via the exons ATGTCGACCAAGAATTTCCGCGTGAGCGACGGGGACTGGATCTGTCCCGACAAGAA GTGTGGGAACGTGAACTTTGCCAGGAGAACCAGCTGTAACAGATGTGGAAGGG aaaaaacgACAGAAGCCAAAATGATGAAAGCTGGAGGGACTGAAATAGGAAAGACACTTGCTGAAAAGAGTCGTGGCCTCTTCAGTGCTAACGACTGGCAGTGTAAAAC ATGTGGTAACGTGAACTGGGCCAGAAGATCGGAATGTAATATGTGTAATACTCCAAAGTATGCTAAACTGGAAGAAAGGACAG GATATGGAGGAGGATTTAACGAGCGAGAGAATGTTGAATATATAGAACGTGAAGAATCAGACGGGGAGTACGATGAG TTTGGAcgcaaaaagaaaaagtatagAGGGAAACCAGTTGGTCCTGCATCTATCCTGAAGGAAGTAGAAGATAAAGAATCTGAAGGGGAAGatgaggaggatgaggatgaagatCTCTCCAAGTATAAATTGGATGAG gatgaggatgaagatgaTGCTGACCTTTCAAAATATAATCTTGATGCCAGTGAAGAAGAGGACactaataagaaaaagaaatccaataGGCGCAGTCGTTCTAAGTCTCGATCTTCCCACTCACGATCTTCATCGCGCTCATCCTCTCATTCAAGCTCAAGGTCTAGGTCCAG GTCCCATTCAAGAAGTTCTTCCAGTTCCAGATCAAGATCTCGTTCCAGTTCCAGAGAACACTCTAGATCTCGTGGGTCGAAATCAAG ATCCAGCTCCAGGTCCTACAGGGGGTCTTCCACCCCAAGAAAAAGATCTTACTCAAGCTCTCGTTCATCATCTTCCCCCGAGAGAAGCAAGAAGCGAAGTCGTTCTAGATCTTCTTCATCTGGTGATCGCAAAAAAAGACGATCGAGATCACGGTCACCCGAAAG ACGCCGCAGATCATCATCTGGATCTTCCCATTCTGGTTCCCGTACAagttctaaaaagaaataa